Proteins found in one Flavobacteriales bacterium genomic segment:
- a CDS encoding SpoIIE family protein phosphatase, translating to IQQYLLPNLSEAMKGIAETFVIWKPRDVVSGDFYWHRKIGNKNLLALADCTGHGVSGALLTVICMDTLNRCVDEHGLTDPADILNKCQNMLSLSWRQGGAKGMSDGMDICLCCFEEERLSFASASTPLYLFRNGTLTEHRGDRLSIGTGTYSDHQFSSKEIILNEMDRLYMLTDGVVDQFGGSADRKFGKPRIRTLISEVGNRSFSEQRQIFHRTFENWRGTRAQVDDKTFLAIEIHGKPA from the coding sequence AGATCCAACAATATCTTCTGCCCAATCTTTCAGAAGCTATGAAAGGGATAGCTGAAACTTTTGTCATCTGGAAACCCCGCGATGTGGTGTCTGGCGACTTCTATTGGCACAGAAAGATCGGAAACAAGAATTTGCTGGCACTTGCAGATTGTACCGGACATGGCGTTTCGGGCGCGCTCCTTACGGTAATTTGCATGGATACCTTGAACCGATGCGTTGATGAACACGGGCTAACAGATCCTGCAGATATTCTGAATAAATGTCAGAATATGCTGTCTTTATCCTGGAGGCAAGGTGGTGCCAAGGGCATGTCTGATGGAATGGACATTTGCCTGTGCTGTTTTGAAGAAGAAAGATTGTCATTTGCTTCGGCATCAACTCCGCTATACCTGTTTCGTAATGGAACTTTGACCGAACACCGAGGCGATAGGCTTTCTATTGGAACAGGAACCTACTCGGACCACCAGTTTTCATCTAAGGAAATTATACTGAATGAAATGGACAGGCTCTATATGTTAACGGATGGAGTAGTGGACCAGTTTGGCGGGTCAGCTGACCGTAAATTTGGAAAACCAAGGATAAGGACGCTCATTTCAGAAGTTGGCAACAGGTCATTTTCAGAGCAGCGTCAGATTTTTCATCGAACATTTGAGAATTGGAGAGGCACGCGTGCACAAGTTGATGACAAGACCTTCTTGGCCATTGAGATCCATGGCAAACCCGCTTAA